The following coding sequences are from one Triticum aestivum cultivar Chinese Spring chromosome 5A, IWGSC CS RefSeq v2.1, whole genome shotgun sequence window:
- the LOC123104164 gene encoding glucosamine 6-phosphate N-acetyltransferase 1: protein MEQPQAATASEAGAGVDADADAYRIRPLELGDLSKGFCDLLAQLSPSAPLTEDTFRSRFAELAALGGDHLVLVAEDAGTGRIAAAGAVLVERKFIRRCGTVGHVEDVVVDAAARGRGLGEGVVRRLVEHARARGCYKVILNCTPELRGFYAKCGFVEKNVQMGLYF, encoded by the coding sequence ATGGAACAACCGCAAGCAGCCACGGCGTCGGAGGCCGGCGCCGGcgtcgacgccgacgccgacgcgtaCCGCATCCGACCGCTCGAGCTCGGCGACCTCTCGAAGGGCTTCTGCGACCTCCTCGCGCAGCTCTCCCCCTCCGCGCCCCTCACCGAGGACACCTTCCGCTCCCGCTTCGCGGAGCTCGCGGCCCTGGGCGGCGACCACCTCGTCCTCGTCGCCGAGGACGCCGGCACGGGCCGCATCGCGGCCGCGGGAGCGGTGCTCGTGGAGCGCAAGTTCATCCGGCGCTGCGGCACCGTGGGGCACGTCGAGGACGTGGTGGTGGACGCCGCGGCGCGCGGCCGGGGGCTCGGCGAGGGCGTCGTGCGCCGCCTCGTGGAGCACGCGAGGGCGAGGGGGTGCTACAAGGTCATACTGAACTGCACCCCAGAGCTGAGGGGGTTCTACGCCAAGTGCGGATTCGTGGAGAAGAACGTCCAGATGGGGCTCTACTTCTGA
- the LOC123104163 gene encoding uncharacterized protein translates to MGELMWAGSTKIRPLRVASNWHFENHFPEGTRPKPQTQPTNPQIETRHVAMVAAPIPAAGEATPPPEPPPSRVSVRSSSSSSRRRCALSSRFREPASPRRHAWVSLQGRLVAAEEAASAEAAAPGLAPDEATAWELFSPMHRVLLVATVAAASSRSHAARRIEQLQRSIHFRDEVLQSMQQKLDDLLGEMHSLQQQYVKCDSFISTQSEKVELVSSKKLMDEEGTRCCVCSQPVTAATPYKTKDFCGMDDAKSDVVDRTSVSLVDHEERRMSDLSDIWSVVSSVDNHLNGDNQLSSLAAEQELYNIQECEEKDAIIKELTAAAHTSSTADAKRIAELQDILKRKNMVISKLKKDMSALKQMVVELTRAKRASSVNLNTACSEVPVMSSNILYDMSSTSPSSSDSESLVTAREYLNVQLTDGTPGDCESTGSSRVSVRKTSLPPAKSSVRSTVPLKEKCLNPKVETSFVGRQKQLISSNGDFKKTRRQSHQDSRNKATKRWI, encoded by the exons ATGGGCGAACTCATGTGGGCCGGATCTACAAAGATTCGCCCGTTACGCGTCGCCTCAAATTGGCATTTCGAAAACCACTTTCCCGAAGGCACCCGCCCAAAGCCCCAAACACAGCCGACAAATCCCCAAATCGAAACGCGTCACGTCGCCATGGTCGCCGCCCCCATCCCCGCCGCCGGCGAGGCGACCCCGCCCCCGGAACCGCCCCCGTCCCGCGTATCCGTtcgttcctcctcttcttcctcccggcGCCGATGCGCCCTCTCGAGCCGTTTCCGCGAGCCGGCGAGCCCGCGGCGCCACGCGTGGGTCTCCCTCCAGGGCCGCCTCGTCGCCGCCGAGGAGGCGGCGTCCGCCGAAGCGGCCGCGCCGGGCCTAGCGCCAGATGAGGCGACGGCGTGGGAGCTCTTCAGCCCGATGCACCGCGTTCTCCTCGTCGCCACCgtggcggccgcctcctcccgctcccACGCTGCCCGCCGCATCGAGCAGCTCCAGCGATCGATCCATTTCAGG GATGAGGTGCTGCAAAGCATGCAGCAGAAGCTGGATGATCTGTTGGGCGAGATGCACTCCCTGCAACAGCAATATGTCAAGTGCGACAGCTTCATTTCCACCCAGAGTGAAAAGGTTGAGCTGGTGAGCAGCAAGAAGCTAATGGATGAGGAGGGAACCAGATGCTGCGTGTGCTCACAACCAGTGACTGCTGCTACTCCTTACAAGACAAAG GATTTCTGTGGAATGGATGATGCAAAGAGCGATGTAGTTGATAGGACTAGTGTAAGTCTTGTGGATCATGAGGAGCGCCGGATGTCGGATCTCTCAGACATTTGGAGTGTCGTATCCTCTGTGGATAATCATTTAAACGGGGACAATCAG CTAAGTTCACTGGCAGCAGAACAAGAGTTGTATAACATTCAGGagtgtgaagagaaggatgcgatTATAAAGGAACTGACTGCAGCTGCACATACATCTAGCACTGCTGATGCCAAG AGAATTGCAGAGCTGCAGGATATTCTCAAAAGGAAAAACATGGTGATATCCAAACTGAAGAAAGACATGTCAGCTCTGAAGCAGATG GTTGTTGAACTAACAAGGGCTAAAAGAGCATCTTCTGTCAACTTAAATACAGCCTGCTCTGAAGTCCCAGTGATGTCAAGCAATATTTTATATGATATGAGCAGCACTAGCCCATCATCATCGGATTCTGAGTCTCTTGTAACAGCGAGAGAATACCTTAATGTGCAGCTCACTGACGGCACTCCAGGAGACTGTGAATCCACAGGAAGCTCTAGAGTATCAGTGCGAAAAACATCTCTTCCTCCAGCAAAATCATCAGTGCGCTCGACTGTCCCACTCAAAGAGAAATGTTTAAATCCAAAAGTGGAAACAAGTTTCGTTGGTAGACAGAAGCAACTTATATCCTCTAATGGAGACTTTAAAAAGACTAGACGACAAAGTCACCAAGATTCAAGGAATAAAGCTACAAAGAGATGGATATAG